GTCACGATGCGATCGACGAAGAGGCCCTTGGCCACTCGGAGCAAGGTTTTGGCCGCGACCAGTTTGCCGCTGTTACCTGTGCTTCTGGATAACCGGGAAAGTATCGGCAACGCCAAGGAACGCCATCCCTGCGGTAACACCAGAGCCAAGGTGACCCAGTTCTGTCCCCGGACATAAAGGGGACGATTGACCTTACATCCATGCTGATGGTGGATGCGTGACTCAGGTGCTTTGCGTGAACAGCGAAAGACGACCGTATCGTCGATGGCGACATAACAGCGCGAACGTTCTGTTCGTTGCAAAGCGAGCCGGGCCGTTTGCAATCCAAGCGCAACCCATGACCAGCGGCCCTTCTGCAGCCATTTAAAATAACTGGTCCAGTGGCACCGGGGTTTGATTGCCAACCAGGCTTCAGTGACAAAACCATTTTGGGTGAGCATCGCACCAAACAGCAGTTCCAGAAAGGTTGGAACCGAACGTTTTGGCAGCGCCTGCGCCAGAAATGTGATAGCGTCGTACAGGGACTGGGGGATACGACTATATCCC
This window of the Desulfuromonadaceae bacterium genome carries:
- a CDS encoding transposase, coding for MDTKGYSRIPQSLYDAITFLAQALPKRSVPTFLELLFGAMLTQNGFVTEAWLAIKPRCHWTSYFKWLQKGRWSWVALGLQTARLALQRTERSRCYVAIDDTVVFRCSRKAPESRIHHQHGCKVNRPLYVRGQNWVTLALVLPQGWRSLALPILSRLSRSTGNSGKLVAAKTLLRVAKGLFVDRIVTLLVDS